A genome region from Chelonia mydas isolate rCheMyd1 chromosome 12, rCheMyd1.pri.v2, whole genome shotgun sequence includes the following:
- the CHMP1A gene encoding charged multivesicular body protein 1a, with amino-acid sequence MDDTLFQLKFTAKQLEKLAKKAEKDSKTEQAKVKKALQQKNVECARVYAENAIRKKNEGLNWLRMASRVDAVSSKVQTAVTMKGVTKNMAQVTKALDKALSSMDLQKVSAVMDKFEHQVQNLDVHTSVMEDSMSSATTLTTPQEQVDSLIVQIAEENGLEIMDQLNQLPEGASSVGESSVRTQEDQLSRRLAALRN; translated from the exons ATGGACG ATACACTCTTCCAGCTGAAG TTCACAGCAAAGCAGCTGGAGAAGCTAGCCAAGAAGGCTGAGAAGGACTCAAAGACTGAGCAAGCCAAGGTCAAGAAG GCCCTTCAGCAGAAGAACGTAGAATGTGCTCGTGTCTATGCAGAGAATGCAATCCGGAAGAAGAACGAAGGGTTAAACTGGCTTCGGATGGCTTCCCGAGTGGATGCAGTGTCCTCCAAGGTCCAGACAGCAGTGACCATGAAGGGG GTGACTAAAAATATGGCTCAAGTGACCAAGGCCTTGGACAAAGCTCTGAGCTCCATGGACTTGCAGAAGGTCTCGGCGGTGATGGATAAATTTGAGCATCAGGTTCAGAACTTGGATGTTCACACTTCG GTGATGGAGGACTCCATGAGCTCTGCTACCACCCTGACCACGCCGCAGGAGCAGGTGGACAGCCTCATCGTGCAGATTGCCGAAGAGAATGGCTTGGAGATCATGGACCAACTCAACCAGCTCCCCGAGGGGGCTTCGTCAGTGGGGGAGAGCTCTGTCCGCACCCAGGAAGACCAGCTGTCCCGAAg